In Mycolicibacterium aromaticivorans JS19b1 = JCM 16368, the following proteins share a genomic window:
- a CDS encoding chloramphenicol phosphotransferase CPT family protein codes for MVLLNGASSSGKTTIARQLLGDFATPWFHMGVDMFGAMRAEERTHQLEPSELREVLRRTRAGFHRAVAGMAQAGNDIVMDHVLSERWRLHDLLIVMQGVDVIFVGVHCSAADLTERERRRHDRVSGTAVGQSAQVHTHGLYDVEVDTSTATVEQCSAQIRKYLRLNPSPTTRAFDRLRDLDAADSAP; via the coding sequence GTGGTGCTGCTCAACGGGGCGTCGAGCTCAGGCAAGACCACGATCGCTCGTCAACTCCTGGGCGACTTCGCCACCCCCTGGTTCCATATGGGAGTTGACATGTTCGGGGCGATGCGCGCCGAGGAGCGAACTCATCAACTGGAACCGTCGGAGCTTCGGGAGGTTCTACGCCGCACCCGTGCCGGGTTCCACCGTGCGGTGGCCGGTATGGCCCAGGCAGGCAACGACATCGTGATGGACCATGTTCTTAGCGAGCGATGGCGGCTGCATGATCTGTTGATCGTAATGCAGGGAGTCGATGTCATCTTCGTCGGTGTTCACTGCTCGGCCGCCGACCTCACTGAACGCGAACGACGTCGACACGACCGAGTGAGCGGCACCGCCGTCGGTCAGAGCGCGCAGGTTCATACACACGGCCTCTATGACGTCGAAGTTGATACGAGCACCGCGACGGTCGAACAGTGTTCCGCGCAGATCCGAAAATACTTGCGACTCAACCCCAGCCCGACGACCCGCGCTTTCGATCGCCTCCGTGATCTCGATGCTGCGGATAGCGCGCCGTGA
- the pip gene encoding prolyl aminopeptidase, which translates to MGQLYPPIEPYDSGMLDVGDGNHIYWENCGNPDGIPALTIHGGPGSGSVPGMRRPFNPKRYRIVAFDQRGCGRSTPHAGDPTVDLSTNTADHLIADMERLRNHLDIHRWMLVGWSWGTTLALAYAQAHPTSITGLVLTAVTTTSPSDVAWITHDVGRLFPAEWTRFRDGVPDGERHGSLVDQYARLLASPDPGIREKAARDWCDWEESHINLGPEPKPNPRYADPRFRMCFARLVTHYWRHAAWRAEGELLDGVSRIKHLPAVLIHGRLDLSSPPDVAWKLSQEWPSAQLHIVADAGHSAGGTISDHVIDALDHLATVASGDEGDSQ; encoded by the coding sequence ATGGGGCAGCTGTACCCGCCGATCGAACCGTACGACTCGGGCATGCTCGACGTTGGCGACGGTAACCACATCTACTGGGAGAACTGCGGAAACCCCGACGGCATCCCAGCGTTGACCATCCACGGCGGCCCCGGGTCGGGCAGCGTGCCCGGGATGCGCCGACCGTTCAACCCCAAGCGTTACCGCATTGTGGCGTTCGATCAACGAGGGTGCGGCCGCAGTACACCGCACGCCGGTGACCCCACTGTGGATCTGAGCACCAACACCGCCGATCACCTGATCGCCGATATGGAACGGCTGCGCAACCACCTCGATATCCACCGATGGATGCTGGTTGGCTGGTCATGGGGCACCACGCTGGCCCTGGCCTACGCCCAAGCCCACCCGACCAGCATCACCGGACTGGTTCTCACGGCGGTCACGACGACCAGCCCGAGCGACGTCGCATGGATCACCCACGACGTCGGTCGCCTGTTTCCTGCCGAATGGACACGGTTCCGCGATGGCGTACCCGATGGCGAGCGTCACGGTTCCCTGGTCGACCAATACGCTCGGCTGCTGGCCAGCCCCGATCCGGGAATTCGGGAAAAGGCGGCTCGGGACTGGTGCGACTGGGAGGAAAGCCATATCAATCTTGGCCCCGAGCCTAAGCCGAACCCGCGATATGCCGATCCGCGATTCCGAATGTGCTTCGCCCGCTTGGTCACGCATTACTGGCGGCACGCAGCTTGGCGAGCAGAGGGCGAACTCCTCGACGGCGTCAGCCGGATCAAGCACCTCCCGGCGGTCCTCATCCACGGCCGCCTCGACCTGAGCTCCCCGCCCGATGTGGCTTGGAAGTTGTCGCAGGAATGGCCAAGTGCCCAACTGCACATCGTGGCCGACGCCGGCCACTCCGCAGGAGGAACGATCTCCGACCACGTTATTGATGCCCTCGACCACCTGGCGACCGTTGCTTCCGGAGACGAGGGAGACTCTCAATGA
- a CDS encoding IS3 family transposase (programmed frameshift): protein MARKNYPDEFKRDAVALYRDTEGATIAQIAAELGVSEATLSAWCKSAGVPIRHRRGVVVAEPVLGAESPEQELARLRSEVKALRATEARLSTERDILRSAAKYFGRGDELVSRFQFVADHLHAFEVKWLCAVVEVARSSFYAWLAGADGRAARRAADEALAERIRAVHDEDNTYGAPRITAELNDGAPEGQRVNHKRVARVMRGAGIAGYRRRRRVKTTVADPANQKVPDLLKRDFTAAQVNTRYVGDITYLPLATGANLYLATVIDCCSRRVAGWAIADHMRTELVIDALKAAAALRGSLAGAIFHADHGSQYTSRDFANLCRDLGVVQSMGAVGSSADNALAESFNAALKREILQDRACWPDAAICRREVFRWLARYNTTRRHSYCRHSSPATYERNLTPATLPEAA, encoded by the exons ATGGCAAGGAAAAATTACCCCGATGAGTTCAAGCGTGACGCGGTCGCGCTCTACCGGGACACCGAGGGCGCGACGATCGCCCAGATCGCTGCCGAGCTCGGTGTCAGCGAGGCCACGCTCTCGGCGTGGTGCAAGTCGGCCGGGGTGCCGATTCGGCACCGCCGCGGTGTCGTAGTGGCCGAGCCTGTGCTAGGGGCCGAGAGCCCTGAGCAGGAGCTGGCCCGCCTCCGCAGTGAGGTCAAGGCGTTACGCGCCACCGAGGCGCGGTTGTCCACCGAGCGTGACATCTTGCGGTCGGCGGCCAAATATTTCG GCCGGGGAGACGAACTGGTGAGCCGCTTTCAGTTTGTCGCCGACCACCTGCACGCCTTCGAGGTGAAGTGGCTCTGCGCAGTCGTCGAGGTTGCGCGTTCGTCGTTCTACGCGTGGTTGGCCGGTGCTGACGGACGAGCGGCCCGTCGGGCTGCTGACGAGGCGCTGGCCGAGCGTATCCGCGCCGTCCACGACGAGGACAACACCTACGGGGCGCCGCGGATCACCGCCGAGCTCAACGACGGTGCGCCCGAGGGGCAGCGGGTCAACCACAAGCGGGTGGCTCGGGTGATGCGCGGCGCCGGGATCGCCGGTTATCGACGCCGACGTCGGGTCAAGACGACCGTGGCGGACCCGGCGAACCAGAAGGTCCCCGACCTGCTCAAACGCGATTTCACCGCCGCGCAGGTCAACACCCGTTACGTCGGCGACATCACCTACTTGCCATTGGCGACCGGCGCCAACCTGTACCTGGCCACCGTGATCGACTGCTGTTCACGGCGGGTCGCCGGGTGGGCGATCGCCGATCACATGCGCACCGAACTGGTCATCGATGCGCTCAAAGCCGCTGCTGCACTGCGGGGTTCACTGGCTGGTGCAATATTCCATGCAGATCATGGAAGTCAGTACACCTCACGGGATTTCGCGAATCTCTGCCGCGATCTGGGGGTCGTCCAGTCGATGGGTGCGGTGGGGTCAAGTGCCGATAACGCGTTGGCCGAATCGTTCAACGCCGCCCTCAAGCGCGAGATTCTGCAAGACCGTGCCTGCTGGCCGGACGCGGCGATCTGCCGCCGTGAGGTCTTTCGGTGGCTGGCCCGCTACAACACCACACGACGGCACTCCTACTGCCGTCATTCCAGCCCCGCGACCTACGAAAGGAACCTGACACCGGCTACGCTGCCCGAAGCCGCATAA
- a CDS encoding ANTAR domain-containing protein, whose product MSVNGAQYAGITLIDEGGIRTLAATHDYPRLLDDVQRDVGQGPCLSAAWIQHIIRIDDLPEEMRWPRYRDAVVAQTPIRSVLSIRLADRGKAISALNFYADAAGAFDDDSVEQGLIFASHTVLTWTALDREQRFQSALASRDVIGQAKGMLMERFDIDAVAAFELLRKLSQERNVKLVEIAQRLIDADH is encoded by the coding sequence CTGTCGGTCAATGGCGCCCAGTACGCCGGCATCACCCTTATCGACGAAGGCGGGATCCGGACACTAGCCGCGACCCACGATTACCCCCGCCTACTCGACGATGTTCAACGAGACGTCGGCCAAGGACCGTGCCTATCTGCGGCCTGGATTCAACACATCATTCGTATCGACGACCTCCCCGAAGAGATGCGCTGGCCCCGGTATCGAGACGCTGTCGTGGCGCAAACCCCAATTCGATCGGTGTTGTCCATCCGTCTCGCCGACCGGGGGAAAGCCATCTCCGCACTGAACTTCTACGCCGACGCCGCTGGAGCATTCGACGACGACTCGGTTGAACAGGGCTTGATCTTCGCTTCCCACACGGTGCTGACCTGGACCGCATTGGACCGCGAGCAGCGATTTCAGAGCGCCCTGGCCAGCCGCGACGTCATCGGTCAGGCCAAAGGAATGCTGATGGAACGTTTCGACATCGACGCCGTAGCCGCCTTCGAACTCCTCCGCAAACTATCCCAGGAACGCAACGTCAAACTCGTCGAGATCGCCCAGCGACTAATCGATGCCGACCACTAG
- a CDS encoding PPE domain-containing protein → MPIRFDAAALTTAASQLTADAQPHTPAVAEPPGVDMTSVSAVAQLNGASAALAALLTHGSAVREVGALAVSGTAATLTAQDDANAAGISSGTAPTLAAAPTQIPTIPTPSVPSIPTVPAALTPLPGEAHSHALYGGPGSSSLHSFADQWTQSAAQLRQTAATTTQAADAIDANWEDGDQRAGANTRRHGEWLSQMSEHAETLASHARSLAQNFETAKHSTPSPQEFTHARQELKQAMERFQRTRGANAVEVQQKTQTLARMQAEATASAADYHTSVSSSTLSAMGDQIKTAPPIAGGGGDFAGRDGHGEVDAASWKPGDKRHYPIVRGPNGLGPAQPADGPGWVEIGPRSGNFVRSDELPDLKIHNPGELGPAPFYDRGGGEHGWMELVPGSGAWVPDNEFPDAVIKNPGALGPYGYEEYLPGSGIWLPREDLLPDPSDPAPPHLGQTMPA, encoded by the coding sequence ATGCCGATTCGTTTCGATGCCGCCGCGCTGACCACGGCGGCATCACAGCTGACCGCAGACGCCCAGCCACATACTCCCGCAGTTGCTGAACCTCCCGGGGTCGACATGACCTCTGTCTCGGCAGTAGCCCAGCTCAATGGCGCATCAGCGGCCCTAGCCGCGTTGTTGACCCACGGCTCAGCGGTGCGCGAGGTCGGCGCCCTGGCGGTGTCGGGTACCGCAGCCACGCTCACCGCCCAGGACGACGCCAATGCCGCGGGCATCAGCAGCGGCACCGCGCCCACCCTCGCGGCAGCCCCGACGCAGATTCCGACGATCCCGACACCGAGCGTGCCGAGCATTCCCACCGTTCCCGCCGCGTTGACTCCGCTGCCCGGGGAGGCCCATTCACACGCCCTCTACGGCGGTCCTGGATCGTCGAGCCTGCATTCCTTCGCCGACCAATGGACGCAGTCGGCGGCGCAGCTACGTCAAACGGCGGCAACCACCACGCAGGCCGCCGACGCGATCGACGCGAACTGGGAAGACGGCGACCAGCGTGCCGGCGCGAACACTCGCCGCCACGGTGAATGGTTGTCGCAGATGAGTGAGCACGCAGAGACCCTCGCTAGCCACGCACGCTCGCTCGCGCAGAATTTCGAGACCGCAAAGCACAGCACGCCAAGTCCACAGGAATTCACCCACGCCCGCCAAGAGCTCAAGCAAGCGATGGAACGCTTTCAAAGGACTCGCGGGGCCAATGCTGTTGAGGTGCAACAGAAGACCCAGACTCTGGCCCGCATGCAAGCCGAGGCCACCGCCTCAGCCGCGGACTACCACACCTCCGTCAGCAGCAGCACGCTCTCAGCGATGGGTGACCAGATTAAGACCGCACCACCGATCGCCGGCGGTGGAGGCGACTTCGCCGGGCGTGACGGCCACGGCGAGGTTGATGCCGCGTCGTGGAAACCGGGCGATAAGCGGCACTACCCAATCGTCCGCGGACCCAATGGATTGGGGCCAGCCCAACCCGCCGATGGCCCTGGTTGGGTCGAAATCGGGCCGCGCTCAGGCAATTTCGTGCGGTCCGATGAACTGCCCGACCTGAAGATCCACAATCCAGGCGAGCTGGGGCCGGCGCCGTTCTACGACCGGGGCGGCGGCGAACATGGCTGGATGGAACTGGTGCCGGGCAGCGGCGCATGGGTGCCGGACAATGAATTCCCCGACGCGGTAATCAAGAATCCCGGTGCACTGGGACCCTACGGGTACGAGGAATACCTACCCGGATCCGGCATCTGGCTGCCCCGAGAAGACCTCCTGCCAGACCCCAGCGATCCAGCCCCACCCCACCTCGGTCAGACCATGCCCGCGTAA
- a CDS encoding IS256 family transposase, translating into MLTVVHDAIEANESTGGAGRSLLDEIVRDGARQMLAAALKAEVAAYVAQFADQLDEKGHRLVVRNGYHQAREVLTAAGAVEVKAPRVNDKRVDPDTGERKRFSSAILPAWARKSPQMSEVLPLLYLHGLSTSDFTPALEQFLGSGAGLSATTITRLTSQWQDEARAFAARDLSGTDYVYLWVDGIHLKVRLDQEKLCLLVMLGVRADGRKELVAITDGYRESTESWADLLRDCKRRGMTAPVLAVGDGALGFWKAVREVFPATKEQRCWFHKQANVLAALPKSAHASALSALKEIYNAEDIDKAQFAVKAFTVDFGAKYPKAVAKITDDLDTLLEFYHYPAEHWIHLRTTNPIESTFATVRLRTKVTKGPGSRAAGLAMAYKLIDAAAARWRAVNAPHLVALVRAGAVFHKGKLLERPTEITPPTPPSDGDQQAGTEVA; encoded by the coding sequence ATGCTCACCGTAGTTCACGATGCCATCGAGGCCAACGAAAGCACTGGCGGTGCTGGTCGGTCGTTGTTGGACGAGATCGTCCGCGACGGCGCCCGTCAGATGCTGGCCGCCGCGTTGAAGGCTGAGGTCGCCGCCTACGTGGCCCAGTTCGCCGATCAGCTCGATGAGAAGGGGCATCGGCTGGTGGTCCGCAACGGCTATCACCAGGCCCGCGAGGTGCTGACGGCAGCCGGGGCAGTTGAGGTGAAAGCACCGCGAGTCAACGACAAACGCGTCGACCCCGACACCGGTGAACGGAAACGGTTCTCCTCGGCGATCCTGCCGGCCTGGGCACGCAAGTCACCGCAGATGAGCGAAGTGCTGCCGCTGCTGTACCTGCACGGGCTGTCCACCAGCGACTTCACCCCCGCTCTGGAGCAGTTCCTGGGCTCGGGTGCCGGGCTCTCGGCCACCACGATCACCCGGCTGACCAGCCAGTGGCAGGACGAGGCCCGCGCGTTTGCCGCCCGGGACCTGTCGGGCACCGACTACGTCTACCTGTGGGTCGACGGCATCCACCTCAAGGTCCGCCTGGACCAGGAAAAGCTGTGTCTGCTGGTGATGCTCGGCGTGCGCGCGGACGGCCGCAAAGAGCTCGTGGCGATCACCGACGGCTACCGGGAATCGACCGAGTCGTGGGCTGATCTGCTGCGCGACTGTAAACGACGCGGCATGACCGCACCCGTGCTCGCCGTCGGCGATGGCGCACTCGGCTTCTGGAAAGCGGTACGCGAGGTGTTCCCGGCCACCAAAGAACAGCGGTGCTGGTTTCATAAGCAAGCCAATGTGCTTGCCGCCCTGCCGAAATCAGCGCACGCGTCGGCGTTGTCGGCGCTCAAGGAGATCTACAACGCCGAGGATATCGACAAGGCCCAGTTCGCGGTCAAGGCCTTCACGGTCGACTTCGGGGCCAAGTACCCCAAGGCGGTCGCCAAGATCACCGACGATCTGGACACCCTACTGGAGTTCTACCACTATCCCGCCGAGCACTGGATCCACCTACGCACGACAAATCCGATCGAAAGCACCTTTGCCACAGTACGTTTGAGAACCAAGGTCACCAAGGGGCCGGGATCACGTGCGGCTGGTCTGGCCATGGCCTACAAGCTCATCGACGCCGCCGCGGCCCGCTGGCGTGCCGTCAACGCACCACACCTGGTCGCCCTGGTCCGCGCCGGCGCGGTCTTCCACAAGGGCAAACTGCTCGAACGCCCCACCGAAATCACCCCACCGACACCGCCCTCAGACGGCGATCAGCAAGCCGGAACGGAGGTCGCCTGA
- a CDS encoding DUF5710 domain-containing protein: MFNGVVRQDPGPQFRQWLDVPFDENGAAKAGGARWDASQRAWYAPRPNMLELQRWAGRPPLPELLPGEDRSFGSGLFVDLIPSSCWFTNVRSCVAPSDWDRLRRMIYRRAGQKCEACGVGREPAVGTHLEAHERWHYDAATRIQRLMRLVCLCTWCHEATHFGLAEVRGHRERALMQLVAVNGWTADYAERHVRHAFVEWQRRSRVDWTLNLNILQDVDVQLQRPPEGEERRSVADDTLCRQSSHTRLPPQVALPAAGWYPDPSARFTHRWWDGAQWTYVVAVGGQAFVAEAVAPYGQHERGHEARGDRAADP, from the coding sequence ATGTTCAATGGCGTTGTGAGACAAGATCCAGGCCCCCAGTTTCGGCAGTGGCTGGATGTGCCGTTCGATGAGAACGGCGCCGCAAAGGCTGGCGGGGCCCGCTGGGACGCAAGCCAGCGGGCGTGGTACGCGCCCAGGCCGAACATGTTGGAGCTGCAGCGTTGGGCAGGTCGGCCGCCGCTACCCGAGCTTCTGCCGGGTGAGGACCGGTCATTCGGCAGCGGACTATTCGTTGATCTCATTCCTTCGTCGTGCTGGTTCACCAATGTGCGCAGTTGCGTTGCCCCTAGCGATTGGGATCGGCTGCGCAGAATGATCTATCGCCGCGCGGGCCAGAAGTGTGAGGCATGTGGTGTCGGAAGGGAACCCGCCGTCGGCACCCATCTAGAAGCGCATGAACGCTGGCATTACGACGCAGCAACAAGAATTCAGCGGCTGATGCGGTTGGTCTGCCTGTGCACGTGGTGTCATGAGGCTACGCATTTCGGCCTCGCCGAGGTTCGCGGTCATCGAGAGCGCGCCTTGATGCAACTTGTGGCCGTGAACGGTTGGACGGCAGACTACGCAGAGCGCCATGTACGGCATGCTTTCGTTGAGTGGCAACGACGTTCGCGCGTCGATTGGACGCTCAACTTGAACATTTTGCAAGACGTCGACGTGCAACTACAACGACCTCCCGAGGGAGAGGAGCGTCGAAGCGTTGCCGACGACACTCTTTGCAGGCAGAGCAGCCATACCCGCCTGCCCCCACAAGTCGCTCTGCCAGCCGCAGGCTGGTATCCAGACCCCTCGGCACGTTTCACGCATCGATGGTGGGATGGTGCCCAGTGGACTTACGTGGTTGCAGTCGGTGGACAGGCGTTCGTTGCTGAAGCGGTCGCACCCTACGGCCAGCATGAGAGAGGCCATGAAGCCCGCGGCGATCGTGCCGCTGACCCTTAG
- a CDS encoding GNAT family N-acetyltransferase, with amino-acid sequence MAAGSLCRSPQPSVPVGTTAVLRAWQLSDAEAVVQAFGDPEIQRWHVRRFDSVNEAQHWITGCNAGWAEESELNWALVDRASDSLMGRVSLKSVKLHDGSADVAYWMVPAWRGRGYCSQAVIALCQWAFTDAGFHRLGLEHSVANVASCRVATKAGFHAEGIRQEAALHADGWHDMHEHALLAHHLPDTWAVSQTW; translated from the coding sequence ATGGCTGCTGGGTCGTTGTGCCGGTCGCCTCAACCGTCGGTGCCGGTGGGTACGACAGCCGTACTGCGGGCGTGGCAGCTGTCCGACGCTGAGGCTGTGGTGCAGGCTTTTGGCGATCCCGAGATTCAGCGTTGGCACGTGCGGCGCTTCGATTCCGTGAATGAGGCGCAGCACTGGATCACGGGCTGCAACGCCGGCTGGGCCGAGGAGTCGGAGTTGAATTGGGCGTTGGTCGACCGCGCCAGTGACTCCTTGATGGGTCGTGTGTCGCTCAAGAGCGTGAAGCTTCATGACGGGTCTGCGGATGTGGCGTACTGGATGGTTCCTGCGTGGCGCGGACGGGGTTACTGCTCGCAAGCCGTAATTGCCTTGTGCCAGTGGGCATTCACTGACGCGGGTTTCCATCGGCTCGGACTAGAGCATTCCGTGGCGAACGTGGCGTCGTGTCGAGTCGCGACGAAAGCCGGATTCCACGCGGAGGGCATTCGACAAGAAGCGGCGTTGCACGCCGACGGCTGGCACGACATGCACGAGCACGCCTTGCTAGCCCATCACCTGCCCGACACCTGGGCGGTCTCACAAACTTGGTGA
- a CDS encoding AAA family ATPase: MGHSAILITGMSGVGKSTALIELSRRGFATVDTDDDGWIDVVDGEPMWREPLINELLNRRRDKPLFVQGTVINQGRFYDKFDAIVLLSAPIDIVLDRLARRTNNPFGKTRAERERIADDIAHVEPLLRQAATHEIDTTRSPADVADALIDIARTSQLAKCAPIAPHEPKETAR, translated from the coding sequence GTGGGTCACTCAGCGATCTTGATAACGGGCATGTCGGGAGTCGGGAAGTCGACGGCCTTGATCGAGCTGTCGCGACGTGGGTTCGCCACTGTCGACACCGACGATGACGGCTGGATTGACGTCGTAGATGGGGAACCGATGTGGCGCGAACCGTTGATCAACGAGCTGCTCAACCGGCGGCGCGACAAGCCACTATTTGTTCAAGGCACCGTTATCAACCAAGGACGTTTCTATGACAAGTTCGATGCGATCGTGTTGCTAAGTGCGCCAATAGATATCGTGCTTGACCGCTTGGCTCGACGCACAAATAACCCGTTCGGTAAGACACGGGCGGAACGCGAGCGAATTGCCGACGACATTGCTCACGTCGAACCGCTACTGCGTCAGGCGGCCACCCACGAGATCGACACAACCCGTTCGCCCGCTGACGTGGCCGACGCATTGATCGATATCGCACGCACTTCTCAACTGGCAAAATGTGCACCGATCGCCCCGCATGAACCGAAGGAAACCGCCCGGTAG